The Nostoc sp. PCC 7524 nucleotide sequence TGTAGCTGCAATTCCCACCTTAATAGCCGTGTTTGGCTATAACAACCCCACCGCAGCAGCTATCGCGTCTGCCGCCTTGGTAGACTTGGGAGAAGTGGCAGTACCAGAGTTACTCGCTCAAATAGATGACTATAACTATGGCGCACGGGCTTATTCGATTCGCACCTTAGCAGCGATCGCACATCCCCGTGCTTTAGATGTATTAGTCTCCGCAGCTGCCACCGACTTCGCACCTAGTGTCCGTCGGGCTGCGGCCAAAGGCTTAGGGCGCTTACATTGGGATAAATTAGGCGTACCTGAAAACCAAACAGCCGTCCAAAAAGCTTTAGAAACACTATTTTTTATCTCCCAAGATGCCGAATGGTCGATTCGTTATGCCGCCATTGTTGGATTGCAAGGACTAGCCAATCTACCTGATTTACAACAACCCATCCATACTAGACTCCAAGAAATACTAGCTACAGACAACGAAAAATCCGTCTGTGCGCGTGTGTTATTAGCTTTGAGTCAATAGGTGACAGGTGATAGGTGACAGGTGATAGGTTACAGGTTACAGGTTACAGGTTACAGGTTACAGGTTACAGGTTACAGGTTACAGACTACGCGTTTACCAAAAGTAGACGGTAATTGGGAAACTCAGAAAATTAACTCGTTTTCTTCCCAGTCCCCAGTACCCAGTCCCCAGTACCCAATCCCCAATCCCCAATCCCCAATCCCCAACCCCCCATAACAAAAGGTCAAAGTAAAAATGTCAATACCACTATTGGAATATTCACCAACTACACAAAACCAACGTGTAGAAGGTTACGAAGTTCCCAACGAAGATACTCCTGTAATGTATCGTCTGTCTGCCGCTATCGACGATACTGATATTGATGCCATTATTTGGGCAGCATATCGGCAAATCTTCAGCGAACAATTAATCATCAAAAGCAACCGCCAAAACTTCCTGGAATCTCAACTGCGGAATCGTGCCATTAACGTCCGTGATTTTATCCGGGGTTTGGGTAAATCGGAAGTGTATCGTACCCAAGTAGCAGAAACTAACTCCAACTATCGCTTAGTTGACATCACTTTAAAACGGTTCTTGGGACGGGCAGCTTATAACAAAGACGAAGAAATTGCTTGGTCAATTGTTATTGCCACCAAAGGATTACACGGCTTCATTGATGCCCTATTGGATAGTGAAGAGTACGTCCAAAACTTTGGCGATGATATCGTTCCCTACCAACGCCGTCGCTATAAAGACAGACCCTTTAACTTAGTTAACCCCAGATATAACGCTTACTGGCGCGATCGCCAAACCCTAATTTATCTGGGTGGACGTTCCTTCTACAGCGCCCGCACCACCGGCACTTTAACCACAGAAGATATTCGTCGCGCTATCCCCGCCAACTTCATGGCACTAGCAGGGAAAATGATCACCCCAGAACGTAACTATCAGCGCACCATTGCCTCCGTTACCTCCCAAATCAAAGATATAAAAATTCCCGACACCAGCCGGGAAGTTACCACCCCCGAAGTCACAGTTAAACCCGTAGCCGTCGCCCTGCCCTATCGTTATCTACCCGGCATCAAAACCACTTAGTAAGGGTAGGAGAGACAAAGGAGACAAGGGAGAAAAAGAAGACAAGGGAGAATTTATTCTTAATACCCAGTCCCCATTCCCCAGTCCCCATTCCCCAATACCCAATTGACAACCGATAACAAAAGTGAACTATGGCCATTCCTTTACTTGAATACAAACCCAGTTCTCAAAATCAGCGTGTTGCTGGGTACGAAGTTCCTAACGAAGATACCCCCAAAATTTACCGCACTGAAGACTGTGCTGATGATGGCGACACCCAAGAATTAATCTGGGCTGCCTATCGTCAAGTTTTCAGCGAACACGTTATCCTGAAATTCTACCGCCAGAGCAATTTAGAATCCCAACTCAAGAACAGAGCCATCAGTGTCCGCGACTTCATCCGGGGTATTGCTAAGTCCGAGGCATTCCAGAGTTTAGTAATTAAGAGTAACTCTAACTACCGCCTTGTAGAACTTGCCCTGAAACGCCTTTTGGGTCGCGCACCTTATAATAAGGATGAAGAAATTGCTTGGTCAATTAAAATAGCCACCGTTGGTTGGGATGGTTTTGTTGATGCTCTGTTGGATTCTGAAGAGTATCAAAGCAATTTTGGTGAAAACATCGTCCCCTACCAACGGCGACGCTACAAAGATAGACCCTTCAATCTAGTTACACCACGCTACGGCGACTACTGGCGCGACAGACTAGAAGCAGAACGCTACAAGCCAGGTGCTGTCAAGAACTTCTTGGAATTAGCTAAATCACTGGAAATTAGGACAGTTTCCTACACACCAGTTAGCACAGCTAACATCCAAATTCCTGACACCACCCGCTCTGCTACACCCGAAGGAATCCCATACTCCGTAAATCCTAGCGCCAATTTCCCTGTACGGTAAATTGTCCCATCATCTACAAACGGAGACTCCAACAATGGCATTACCTTTACTGGCTTACAAACCCACAACTCAAAATCAAAGAGTTCCAAGTTTTGGAACGGCAGATGTCAATGAAGATACTCCTTACATCTACCGTTTAGAAAATGCCAACTCTCCCAGCGAAGTGGAAGAATTAATTTGGTCTGCCTATCGCCAAGTCTTCAACGAACAGGAGATTCTCAAATTTAATCGCCAAATTGGACTAGAAACCCAACTGAAAAATCGGTCAATCACCGTTAAAGACTTTATTCGGGGTTTGGCTAAATCAGAGCGATTTTATGAGCTAGTGATTGGAGCCAATAATAACTATCGACTGGTAGAAATTTGCTTCAAACGTTTATTGGGACGCGCACCCTACAACGAAGAAGAAAAAATCGCTTGGTCGATTGTCATTGGTACTAAAGGTTGGGGTGGATTTGTCGATGCGCTGATTGATAGTACAGAGTATGAGCAGAACTTTGGTGATTTCACTGTACCCTATCAGCGCAAACGGATGACCACAGATAGGCCATTCAGCTTTACCACCCGTTACGGTGCAGATTATCGGGAACGTGCTGGTATTGTGAGAAAGGGACGCTATGTTACCGAATGGTATACATCGAACCGCCAATTTGATGTGGCCGCAATATCAGCTGTATTACTGGTAATGTCCGCCAGCATTGCTTTACTGCTGATACTAAATTGGTTCGGAATTAATTCTGGCTACTAACCTAATGGGGGAAAATAAGTAAAGCATGAATGAGGATTTTGAGTAATCAATCCTCTTTCAATTGCCAGAGTTAGCTGTTTAATTTGTTAAAAGGGGAAGACTCAGCATGGCACTGCCATTACTTTCATACAAACCAAGCTCTCAAAACCACA carries:
- a CDS encoding phycobilisome rod-core linker polypeptide produces the protein MAIPLLEYKPSSQNQRVAGYEVPNEDTPKIYRTEDCADDGDTQELIWAAYRQVFSEHVILKFYRQSNLESQLKNRAISVRDFIRGIAKSEAFQSLVIKSNSNYRLVELALKRLLGRAPYNKDEEIAWSIKIATVGWDGFVDALLDSEEYQSNFGENIVPYQRRRYKDRPFNLVTPRYGDYWRDRLEAERYKPGAVKNFLELAKSLEIRTVSYTPVSTANIQIPDTTRSATPEGIPYSVNPSANFPVR
- a CDS encoding HEAT repeat domain-containing protein — translated: MINELIHAVALADTPEQLVKAVQNLAAAKDVAAIPTLIAVFGYNNPTAAAIASAALVDLGEVAVPELLAQIDDYNYGARAYSIRTLAAIAHPRALDVLVSAAATDFAPSVRRAAAKGLGRLHWDKLGVPENQTAVQKALETLFFISQDAEWSIRYAAIVGLQGLANLPDLQQPIHTRLQEILATDNEKSVCARVLLALSQ
- a CDS encoding phycobilisome rod-core linker polypeptide — protein: MALPLLAYKPTTQNQRVPSFGTADVNEDTPYIYRLENANSPSEVEELIWSAYRQVFNEQEILKFNRQIGLETQLKNRSITVKDFIRGLAKSERFYELVIGANNNYRLVEICFKRLLGRAPYNEEEKIAWSIVIGTKGWGGFVDALIDSTEYEQNFGDFTVPYQRKRMTTDRPFSFTTRYGADYRERAGIVRKGRYVTEWYTSNRQFDVAAISAVLLVMSASIALLLILNWFGINSGY
- a CDS encoding phycobilisome rod-core linker polypeptide, with the protein product MSIPLLEYSPTTQNQRVEGYEVPNEDTPVMYRLSAAIDDTDIDAIIWAAYRQIFSEQLIIKSNRQNFLESQLRNRAINVRDFIRGLGKSEVYRTQVAETNSNYRLVDITLKRFLGRAAYNKDEEIAWSIVIATKGLHGFIDALLDSEEYVQNFGDDIVPYQRRRYKDRPFNLVNPRYNAYWRDRQTLIYLGGRSFYSARTTGTLTTEDIRRAIPANFMALAGKMITPERNYQRTIASVTSQIKDIKIPDTSREVTTPEVTVKPVAVALPYRYLPGIKTT